Within Diabrotica virgifera virgifera chromosome 7, PGI_DIABVI_V3a, the genomic segment TTCTGTCCTCTTTGCTGTGTGTTGTTGTTTCTTTGCCCCTTGTTCTCTTGCGTGTTTTCTCgtcttccgttattttgttctctggcgttgttggaataattatttcctcctctgtacctGTCCGATTGGTACCCGTTTCTTCTACTGTTCGattctcttccatttctttcttgtgTTTGTTCTCCTTTTGTTTCATTTGTGGTTCTTCTGTTGCCTGTGTTTCCTTTTTCATAATGCAACATTTTGTGGTGGTCTCCGCCACACTGTTTGCACCTAATCTGTGAAAAGCATTGTTTCTCCTTCTTATGTGCTAGGCAATTCGCACACCATTCTTTTTCTCGTATTATCCTGTTACGGTCTCTTACATTGAGTTCCTGAAATTCTCTGCAGTATggtactccgtgatctccgttgcatatcacTCAACTCATTCTTGTTTTCTTATCCGATCCTCCATGCTTCTCTTGTCTCTTTTCtgactccagcagttccagtgTTTGGAATCGTCGCTGTAAAAATGTTTGTGTTGATTTGtacgtcggtatctctctactgtctccaATGTGGTTTTCGTATAGCCTCCTTGTCTCATTGTCCCATTTTGTTATGCTAATTCGCGCTATcaatgggctccacgcttccgtgtctgttcctaAGCCTCCTATGGCTGCGAGGCACTCAtggaaggtgtcatgtagtgatttcaGTGCTCTAGCGGAAGATTCCTTTATTTCCTGTGCTAGTAACATCCTGTCTATTAGTTTAAACAGTATCATCCTCGGATTTTCATATCTTTCCTTTAACATGTTCCATGCCACTTCGTAGTTGGCCTCGGATATGTGCACGTGTTGTATCATCCTGTGGGCTTCCCCTCTTACTTGTGTTTTTAGGTACTGCATCTTATCTGCTTTCGACAAttggtcgttttcatgtattaccttcgtaaacagatcgtggaaagttctccacgtttcgtatcttccttcatacacagggatttttACCTGCGGTAATGTCACACCATCTCTTCTCTGTGTGCTGTCTGGTCGTTGCATCCCAGGCCGTATTTTCTTTAAAGTCTCCCTGACTTTCCTCCTTAGCTGATCTATCCTCTCTACTTCGTCACTGTCTATAACGTCTAGCTCATCATTTACTGTTGCTTCTATGATGAATGTGTTTATTTTCTCCATGTGTTCTTTCAACTCTGCTTGCAGTTCTTCATCGTACTGCAAGTCTTGTtcatattcttgtaataattcctcgattttttgttttcttatttgtATCTCCTTTCCTTTTGTTGTCTTTCCTCTTTTCAAGATCCTTCCATATTCTTCCAATAGGGTTTTtccctcaatatatgtcttaaagACCTGCTCGTAGTATTTTGTTTCGAAGTATTTGTCTTTCGTTACTCCACTCTCTAGTAATTTCTCGTGGTTATGCACAAATCTTGTCCAATAATCCTCTAACCTATCCTGGCGCTCTTTAATGTATTGTTGATTCTTGCGAGATCCAGGGTCTCTTTTAAGAGACGATACCTGTTTACAAATCTCTGCTCCAATCTCTGCTTGCTTGTTCTGTACCGCTTCCATGTTTAAATTCACCTACTTTTATCCAGCAGTAAGTGTTTTTACggtatttttaatatgttatttatattttcaatttactATGATTCACGTTTAAATGATGCGGGAATTTTACTCTTTTTGACCTTGCTGACGCTTAGTTTTTCTGTAGGTCAGTTGTACATGTAGGTTAATGTCGTCAAGCAAAATATTATGTTACACAACTATAAATAGAAACCTCTCGGCTACtatgtttaattaaaattatgcaatatgaatGAAATACAAACGCAATATGTACCTATTAACGTATACGTTTTTTCTttatcaaatttttaaataaaaaaaataaataggtagTAAATATTTGTAGGGATAAATaccgtttattattattatataggcaaaaaaaaatatctatctGTAAGTTAAATAGTTTGGGTTTAAATGGCAAATATTGTATATAATgcactaaaaaatatatattgtatGTATGTATACGTCAATTAGTTTGGGTTTAAATGGAAAATATTGTATATACGATACGTAAAAGTTGGAAAAATATTATGttattcaaaaacttacggtttttttttatgtttctggACGTTGCGGCTCTCCTGGTTCTGGAATGGCTGTGCAAGTGATCCTGTAGTTTGTAGGTTCTGTAGTGGCTTTCTGGATCTGGCTTCTGCTTCTGTAGTTCGATCTCTGGCTCTGCTATGGCTTTCTGGATCTGGTTTCTGTTCTGTATTTCGATCTCTGGCTCTACAATGGCTTTCTGGATCTGGCTTCTGGCCTGTATTTCGATCTCTGGCTCTGCAATGGCTTTCTGGATCTGGTTCTGCTCTGTATTTCGATCTCTGGCTCTGCAATGGCTTTCTGGATCTGGCTTCTGGCCTGTATTTCGATCTCTGGCACTGCAATGGCTTTCTGGATCTGGCTTCTGGCCTGTATTTCGATCTCTGGCTCTGCGATGGCTTTCTGGATCTGGCTTCTGTTCTGTACTCCCGGGCCTAGCGTCGTCTATCTGCTACTGGGTTCGTTTGGTGTGGACTGTAG encodes:
- the LOC126888552 gene encoding uncharacterized protein LOC126888552, with translation MVFAREYRTEARSRKPSQSQRSKYRPEARSRKPLQCQRSKYRPEARSRKPLQSQRSKYRAEPDPESHCRARDRNTGQKPDPESHCRARDRNTEQKPDPESHSRARDRTTEAEARSRKPLQNLQTTGSLAQPFQNQESRNVQKHKKKP